CACAAATGCATCTTTTGTGCTGCGCAAGTACTATGGTTCCTTGCTTCAACATTATGAACAACTTTACTACTTCAAAGCACGGAGTTGGAGCCCTGCCTCTCCTGGTCAGTGCACTGAAGAAACCCCCTGTTTCAAAACTTGATTTGGGTTGTTTATATTTCAAAACCATATTTTGTGCAGTTCCTTTGCAGAGTTCATTGATATCACAATGTCCAGCTCAAGTGACTGTTCAGCCGTCACCAGAATACCAAGCTGCTGCAGTCAAACAACAAACAGCAAACATTCCAGAGCTGTGTAGAGGTCTTTCTTCTGTCTTAAACCTGCCGCTCTGTCATTTTTCTCTAAGGTTTATCTAGGATTGGAATATTTTCTCACTTGTAATATAATTGTTTATCTGCTGAAAAATTTGTCAATATTCTGGATGCTATgtagaaaaaattgaatgttCAATAGGCTTTGAAAATGGTTGCTTTCTGAATATGTAGAATGCTTCACTATTATCAtgggtaatatttttttttatttctggtGGAAAATGATTCTGAAAATTTGGTTGATAGATCTGTTATTGTGTAAAAAAccagaatgaaaaaaaaaaggttgcagCAATGCATTAGATCTCTCCaggttttgtttcttaaaattcCCTATGGTTGTTTCTTTTTCCATGTCTTCTATGCTAATTTAACCAACGGTCCATgctgtactctagattttggtTCAGATGCATTTGCAATCTGATTTTGCCtgcttgttattttcttttacatgtATTTATTTCTGAGTGATAATTTTCTGAAATGTAGCTGGTTGAATTTTCTAATCAAGTGCGGTTGTCTTTCTTACTGTTGTAGCAATGCCAGGATCATCTGCAAGCAGTTCAGTGATAGGGGTAATTGATGGGAAATTCGAGAGTGGGTATCTTGTTACTGTGATGGTAGGTTCAGAGAAACTCAAAGGTGTTCTTTATCAGGCGCCACAGAACGAGTCATGGCAAGTGCCACAGCCTCGTAGTGTGCCTGCCAACAATAGTGGTAATACACAAGCTGTACCAGGTACACGCCGCCGGCGCCGCCGAAAGAAAAGTGAGATAAAAAGAAGGGACCCTGCTCATCCAAAACCTAATAGAAGTGGCTATAATTTCTTCTTTGCTGAGCAGCATGCAAGACTCAAACCACTTTACCCAGGGAAGGATAGAGAGATCAGTAGGATGATTGGTGAGCTATGGAACAAAATAAATGATTCCCAAAAAGCGGTAGGAAATTTTTACATCTTATGTATGATTCCATTTCCTTTGTTCCATTTCTCCTGATTAACCTTTTGAGTTCATTGATTTCTCTGCTGACCAGGTTTATCAGGATAAAGCtcttaaagataaagaaagatacaaaataGAAATGGAGGGTTATCGGGAGAGATTGAGAACGGGGAAAGTTATTAGTGATGCGGTTCCACTGCAGCAGTGGTTACCAGGTAAAGATACTGAGATGGTGGAAGTGAATGTTAGTCCTGGAGAAACTGGAGGGGGCTCTCCTCAAAATGATAGTAGTTCTGGTGAAAGTGATTCTGAAGATAAAACTGCAGAGAAAGATTTGGACATGGAAGCTTCTCCACTTGAGGGATTGGGTGCTGATTCTGGCGACATGGATGTGGAGACTTCAGCTGAGGTAACACCTTGTAAGCTACTATCTAAGAGGGAAGAAAATGTTAAAGATGAGGGGGTTGAGAAGCCTGGCAACCCAGCCACTGAAAACTCGGAGACTACTGTACAGACTCTGGAAGAAAACATACATGGCGGCAAACATTGACGTTCTCTACCATGAAGTAGGATTTACACTTTGATCATGTAGGTTTACTTCTTTATGGTACAACTACATATGATAATTTTGCcttttagttttgttaattGTCCTAGAACTCGTTCCCTTTTGTTTTTCGAAGCCTGCTTGCTATGGAAGGTAGTGTTAGTCATGATGTAGGGCGGAGAAGGAACTTAATCTAACTTCTGACAGTTTTGAAGTCAGGAGAAATTTTGATGCATTTGTTGAACACTGCGGTTTCATGTAAACCTATGCTCTAATTGCATTTCCtggattaatattttatgaatgtATGATTCGTTACTCTAATTATTCAGTGAAATGTGAGGAGGTGATGTTGAGTGGAAATAGTCTGATAATCTTAAGAAATATGGCTTCTAGTGGATTATGGCTAATCTCTTTCGTTAACTTTCGAAGCGTGTGTGATTTACATGCCTAATAAAAATGGCTCGCATCCCATCTTGTCTGTGTTCATAAATGTGACAGTGAAGTGTTGCCTTCATAGGTTATTGAGCTGATACCTTTCCTACTGCATTCCATTCCAGAATCATGCATATCCCTTGACAGCTGCATTTCACTATTGACTGCAAATTTCTGCCTAGTTCAAGCTGGGAAGTATGCTTGGTAAGCTCCAGTTCATGTTCAATTTTATCCTACTTAATGCTATAACTCGAATAAATTTGTCGGTGGAAATATCGAGCATTGCTGTCAATTTTATCTAGTGGGCCATCTTTTCCCATCTTGCCTTGAGGCAACTTCAGCTGCATTTGTAGCTCTGTTGCATTAAAGGATTGCATTTCCATCTTTAGGTAGAAGGGGCCTGCCATTTTTGTCCAGTGGAACACTCTTTTTGAGAATTTGTCCAATGGGAGTTAAACAGGGAGACACAAGGAGTGTTCCAGGCAGCTAGCTAGGTCGCATCGCTTAAATGCCTGCTGCTGCAAGAATCTGGACTGAATGTCACATTCCAAAACTACTACAGTTGACAGAACAGGAACATGAATAAATCTGCTGAGAGAAAAACTATGGCATTAGTTACCATgtattctttttagacgacagATGTTCATAGTTTCATCCAAGCCTAGACGTAATCCAAGAGGTTCCATATCTTGATAAGATattcctcttgttttttttttcttttaattattgttacagaaacttgaatatttttttatttgtatatctTAAATAGATAActctaaatttataaataattatttctctttttagttttaatctattttgagaagagagaatatttttataatgcttttttagaactgtatttttttatatgattat
This DNA window, taken from Populus alba chromosome 17, ASM523922v2, whole genome shotgun sequence, encodes the following:
- the LOC118048671 gene encoding high mobility group B protein 15 isoform X2: MELAMASTSCAKQSPTLMKEPVMNYVQYPAPGATYEDVIVSSKLFMETLEKFHAAMGTKFMIPIIGGKELNLHRLFVEVTSRGGIEKIIRERRWKEVTGVFNFPSTATNASFVLRKYYGSLLQHYEQLYYFKARSWSPASPVPLQSSLISQCPAQVTVQPSPEYQAAAVKQQTANIPELCRGSSASSSVIGVIDGKFESGYLVTVMVGSEKLKGVLYQAPQNESWQVPQPRSVPANNSGNTQAVPGTRRRRRRKKSEIKRRDPAHPKPNRSGYNFFFAEQHARLKPLYPGKDREISRMIGELWNKINDSQKAVYQDKALKDKERYKIEMEGYRERLRTGKVISDAVPLQQWLPGKDTEMVEVNVSPGETGGGSPQNDSSSGESDSEDKTAEKDLDMEASPLEGLGADSGDMDVETSAEVTPCKLLSKREENVKDEGVEKPGNPATENSETTVQTLEENIHGGKH
- the LOC118048671 gene encoding high mobility group B protein 15 isoform X1, with the translated sequence MELAMASTSCAKQSPTLMKEPVMNYVQYPAPGATYEDVIVSSKLFMETLEKFHAAMGTKFMIPIIGGKELNLHRLFVEVTSRGGIEKIIRERRWKEVTGVFNFPSTATNASFVLRKYYGSLLQHYEQLYYFKARSWSPASPVPLQSSLISQCPAQVTVQPSPEYQAAAVKQQTANIPELCRAMPGSSASSSVIGVIDGKFESGYLVTVMVGSEKLKGVLYQAPQNESWQVPQPRSVPANNSGNTQAVPGTRRRRRRKKSEIKRRDPAHPKPNRSGYNFFFAEQHARLKPLYPGKDREISRMIGELWNKINDSQKAVYQDKALKDKERYKIEMEGYRERLRTGKVISDAVPLQQWLPGKDTEMVEVNVSPGETGGGSPQNDSSSGESDSEDKTAEKDLDMEASPLEGLGADSGDMDVETSAEVTPCKLLSKREENVKDEGVEKPGNPATENSETTVQTLEENIHGGKH